A region of the Cryptococcus neoformans var. neoformans B-3501A chromosome 6, whole genome shotgun sequence genome:
AGCACACAGAGGAAACCTCCAACGACTCCTTGGCTAATCTTCAAGAAACTGtatcccttctcctcaacgAACGTTCAGAACTCCAATCCCAGCTATCCTCCCTTCGCTCTGAGCTTGAAACGGCCCAGGGAGACACGAAACTCTTGGAACAAGGGCGAGAGTTAATCAAGAACCTGGAGGGGGAGAAACGATCATTGGAATTCCAATTGAACGAGGtgcaggagaaggcggcTAGGATTGAGGGTCTGGAAAGGCAAGTGAAGAGCACTGAAAACGACTTGGACGAGGtaaagaaggcgaagaaatATCTgcaggaagaaaaggaacgGTTGGAGTCGGAACTTGTGGCGCAACGAGATgctgagaaagaaagagtgGGAAAACTGGAAAAAGCTATTGAAAGgtcaagagaaagggaaggtgGTCTTGAAGCGGAGATCAGAAGATTACGGCAGGTATGTTCATTTTTAACATTCGCAATTCCACCCATAGGCTGATCTGTCAATGACAGAATCATAACGAACTTTCAAACAACCTGTCCAATCTAGCCGCTGATCTTGACTCCCTCCGGTCTTCATCAGCCCTTACAGAGTCGACCCTTGCGGATCTTCAAGCCGCCCACGCCACTCTCCGATCTGTCCATGATCAGCTCAGTAGCGACCACTCTACCCTTAAAGACGAACATTCACGACTATATTCTAAACATTCTTTACTTCAAGATACGCATTCCTCTACAAACACCACATTTAAGTCTCTCCAAGACGCACATACCTCTTTGCAATCCGAGCTTGAATCCATCAAATCCAAATTAAATAACGCCACGAAACGCGCAGACACCGCCGAGAAGCGGAAGGCAGCTTTGCAGAATGATAACGAAGAATTGTTTAAGCAGCTTGAGGAGGTGCGGGAAAAGGTCGTGCAagcaatggaagagaaggcagTGTTGGCTAGCGAGGTCGAAGggtgggagatgaagggtaGAGGGTGGGAAAACACTAaggcagagatggagaaggatctAGAAGTGAAAGATGCTGAAGCTACGGTGTGTCGAAACGGGTATCATGGATTAGTAGGTGCTGACTGTTTATAGGACCTTCACGACCAAATGTCATCACTTGCAGAAGAAAACTCTTCCAGAGCAGAGCAAAtcacttctctctcctcccagcTCTCCAAAGCTCAAGAACAGATCTTCTCCCTCCAATCATCCCTACTTGCCGCACAAGCTGCTGccatccctctccccgCTTCCCCCTTAGCGTCCACCTCTGCCCTTAGCCCTCCGCAGGAAAACCCCGACTTATTGAGCACCGCTGAAGCAGCCCATGCGCTGGAAGTGAGTAACCTCACAGCTGTCATCCGTAGCTTGGAAGACGGATTGTACAAGCGCGAAATGCGATTGCATGAATTGGAGAGACAGATAATGAATCTTTCTGGCCGATCTGGGACGTACAGGTCCACGAGCGGGAGTGGTAGTGGTAATGGGGCCAAGGGAtacttcttctcgccgCCTGATCAAGAGCCATCAGCTCCCCAATCGCCCACCATTGCTCTTAAGCCGAGGTTAAATCCTGTAGACGCCATCCTCCCTCACTCAGTACGACATAAACGTCAAGTATCTCTCAATGCTCTGAAAGCGAGAATGGAACCTAGCATGAGCCTTAAAGGTGCTTCGCCGCTGAGAGGTTCGAGAACGATGGGCGagatcaaagaagaagttaatatgggagatgaaggaaggcGAGAAAGTATGGACAGTCGGATCGTTGGTGTGAGAAAACAATTCGGAGACGAGATCATGTTCTGCTGTCCCGCATGTGATGGACATCTCATCACACTCTAAACGTTTTCGCATATCGAAAATGTTAAAATAATGCGTAAACAAAGAATGAACATTACTTGGATTCATgagtggaagaaaaagggatgGAGGTATAGGTATAGATTCATCCATGCATACATCATATACATATTTGACAACAACATGGTCCTGCCCTTAGAATTAATAGTTTGCTCTTTTCTAGTTATTGAGGTGGTGAGAGGTGCTTAGCCCAAGAAGACTTGATCGTCAATTTCTATTCCAaactcttcctttgccATTGCCTCGAACTGCGCCTGTATTCTATCTTCCcagcttcctttttctcgcGGGATAAGTTCTGTAGACAAGACATTAGCTGGCTAATATCGCACATCTCAGCAAAAGACTGGTGCTCACTCTGCCTCAAGGTTGTCAACCAGAACGCAATATTCACGATACTCAAAGTAAACCTAAAGACAAACGTATCCCATCTATCGCGCAACCACATTGTCAAACCGACATTATGCAACGAACGAGAGTTGGTGAGAGAACGAGTATAGCCTATGGATGCCCATTTAGCGGTGAGATTGATTCGCGAGGAAGGGGAGCCGAGTATCTGGTTGTTGGCCTGCATCATTCTCTGGCAGCGGGATAAGAAGATTAACTCCTGTGGACGGCCGTCAGAGTGATTCAACTATTACTGTAATAAACTGACTCTCGGTATCAATCGCTCATTCTCTAACATTGTTTTCAGTCTTCGCTTCAGTTCTAACTGTTGTTGATActtgtcctcctccgtGGGTTTCGGATCATTTTTGGGTCTTGACTTGTCTTTGCGCACTTGAAaaggtcgaagaagaatagcTGAAGCGAACCTGCAGACAAAAGAGTTAGCTCAGTCTTTTTTAACTCTAAGCGGTCCTTTAGTGGTGATCTTACAAGTTGGGATCGAGAGCGATACCCCATTTTTTCGCGATGCTTTCTATTGTAGGGATATCAATGACGAAAAGGGACCTCCATAATCTGCAGTAATCTTCGCGGAACTGCTGGGGGAGCTCGATGTATAGTCCATGGTCTATAAGGACCTGGTCGGATTTCCAGTCAATGTTACAAACTTCGATTGAAAAATCAAGAACTACTTACTATTTGCGGTTTCCCTTTTTTGGTAGGATGAGGTCGCACCAGGATGTTCCCTGGATGGGGGTCACAATGGACGAATCCCCACGAAAAAGTCATAGCCGACATTGTCGATATGGCTAAATCCATTACTTCGCGAAGATTGAGGCCCCAGTTTTCAAGCTGTTCCTTATCGTTCAAACTACATTACCTAGCGTCAGTCGCTCCCCGAACCAAGGTGGAAAACGGACATACCGACATCCGTCGATCCACTCCATAATCATCACACGATCACTTTCCTGGCAGCCCTCATCTTTCCCGTATACTCGAGGAACGTATACATCGCCCCTGAGCTCTGTAGTACGTTCCAGAAACTCGGCGCATCGCCTAGCATTGGAAGCTTCGTGGATAAAGGAAGTTTCAAAACGCATCTGATTGGAGACGTATTTAGCCCTAGGCAAATGTTAGCATGGGAACAATTACACAGGTAGCAGTTTGCAGAAGCACTTACACGAAATACACTATTTGTGATATATTAGCTCATGTGTAAGATTAAGGAGTTCAAGGACTTACTGGGCATATCAAACAGCTTCTCAGACAACCACATGAGCGATCTAGACATTTAGGACCTTCAGCATGTACAAAGCTGTTTCCTCCCAGGCGATAACTTACCTGTAACTAAACAGATCCCATTCCATCTGCTTCTCGATAGCTGGCTTCTGCACCTTAACCGCCACTATCTTTCCTGgtctctcatctcccaccCCGGGTTTCAGTATTGCTTTATGAACTTGAGCCACTGATGCTGACGCGAAGGGATCCCTAGAGAATTCTTGAAAGATATCTTCGGGTTTGACACCCAGATCTTTTATGAATACTCCTACGACCTCGTCATACGACACTGCGGGCGCTCGATCGAAAACATGACCGAAGGCTTCTCGATAAggtttgggaagaagggcagCCTGCAATCCAAGTGCTTGACCAAGTTTCAGATAAAGCCCTTGGTTAATATCAATGACCCATCTTAAACGATTAGCCACCCGTGTATGAAGTGCTTCTATCTCATCTGCTTTGGATGGGGCAAAATTGATTTTATCTATGACCAGTCAGTTTAAAAAGCCAAGCAAGCATGCGAGAACCCTTATTGGCTATACTGACAATCTAATGTACACAAAATACTGTGGCTCAGTGTCAGCGGAGTCCCCAAAAGACAAGACAAGAAAGCACGAACCCGATATAGCCAGTCCTCAAACTCCTGGTCAGAGCACTTGCGTTTACCTCCTTGTCGTAGATATAAACCACACCTCCTCCAGCGCCTAAAATAGCCAATCTCCTGGCCCATATGGTAAATTTTGATTTCTCCTGTCTGGGTACTTGGCGTATCGAAGTAGAAAATACCCGAGGCAACTTGGCTCCGGGTCTAAAAGAAAACAATCCCTTTCCTTCGACAATGGCCAAGCTTCCTGCAGATACAGTTCGGCGTGGCAGTCGAGGTAACATCATGCACACCTCCTTGTTTTTTGATTGCTCGACTGTGAGCCCTTGAGGAATTGGGAGATGTATCCGTCGACTGGCAGATGGGCGAAATATCTTcagagaaggcaaagatCGACTTCGACCGGCGGCATGTTGACGATTCTCGGAATCTTGACGTCAGCGTTCTGCCTTATTAACCAGGCGGCATCTCATTCGGTTCAGAAGTTCCTTGTATGAGGGTGTTTCTTTATACGAGGGTGCGCACTCGGAGAAGGAATAAAAAATGGCCCATATTCATGCTAAAACCGCTAGGTAAACTTTGCAGTAAGAACAGTTACAAATATAGATAAACGCGCAGCACAGTATGGGGAGACgcaaaaaagacaaaaagaAATGTTGTATCTTAGCCTTCGACGGGGCTCGAACCCGTGATCGCCCGATATAAGCTTGTGAAAGCTTAAAAGTCGGACGCTGTAACCAACTCAGCTACGAAGGCTTTGATGTCCGTCATACATAAAACCATATTATGTTCCCAGTTGTGTCTAACAAAAACAGTACGAGTATTACTGCCATGCTCGCCTCTACCTGTTTTTATTGTgtcaacatcatcctcctcataCACACGGTAGCGTACGGCGTACGGATATTGCAGATTGTTCTGcactttcttcttcttgccgcAAACCGTCGCTGTTGCCCAGTATCTCACCGTTTCTTAGCTTTATCAAAGCTATATATGCTTCAGTACGACCACAACCACAGCCAAGCAAAAACACTGACATCGTAATCCGTTTCTTTTACTAATGAACTTGTAGCTTTGGTAACCTCGTCACACCCGACATCCACACAACTTTGAATCAAAAAACATATCTTGCAAGTGCCTCAACTCATATCAGCAGTTACCTAAAGAGGATATAAGGGCTGTTGGTGGCTTTTCGCCATCATTCACCTCTAAAATTTAAGATAAGTATTCAAGAGGGGCTGGTAGCGTAGTAGCAACGGCTTGCTGCTTATCTCATTCATCGACATCCTCACATTAGCTCGCTCTGTATACAATAAATGCTCCCACACTCTTTACCCGGCCGTGGCTCTCGACAAAGGTAACTCTGCCTACTGTTTTGGGGTCCGATGATGCTGAATCGGATAATCCAACTCCACATGTGATTAAATGCGGGGAAGAGGCGGTAGAAGCTCAAATGAAATAATCTATGTGCTATTGGTCTAATTATTTTTGTTATATTGGTTTTCTATTTAAGATTTCAGCTGCTCCATTCCATAACTGGGCTCCTGATGTAGTATATGATGGAGTACCAACAATTGTGACAACATGGCTAACAATTATGCCAAAGCTATCATCACATCTAATTCTACTACTTGAAGTACAAGCAGGTGCGGTATCTGTTATCGCTGAAGATTGCCACACTGTTCGAATAGCCAGGACAGTTGTGTATCAACGCTGTTGTAGATGAATGGGCAAAGCAATACTTCACCCTACATAACTTATCCACATAATCATTATAGTCCAGTAAAATATCGGTACGTGAGGAAAGGATTGACTCTAACATTCACGATTTCCTTCATTCAGAAACAAAGACGGATCTTTCCTCTAGCAGACGTCGTGGAAATGACTGGCATCGGTCCCTGGAGGACTTTCAATGACTCTCGCGTACTAATTCTTCCCCTGGCCTTGGTACGTTTCTTTAACAGGCGCGCTACTGAAGCAGACAGAACACGAACTAGTGGGAAATGAAGCTCTCAAAACGTTCACACAACTTGACTATATATATGCAGCAAGTTGCAGCGCGGTATGTCAACGGCCATAATCGTCTCTGTCGGTCTATAGTATTACCTATGAATACCTAGAATGTCATGGGCCAGTCCCAGCCTACGCATGTATTGATTAGCAAAAGTGATACCGCAGTCAGCATCCATGAACTTGAACATATGCCCCTTTCTGGCCGACGACTCCGACAGATGTAGATAATGCAGCAGGTTGATGACTGACACGCAGTTCAAGTAACTGAAATTAGCAGTCTCTGACAAGACGCCATCCATGTGAACCTTAACACTGATTATGCAATTGTGCAGCGAATTCGTCACGAAGTGCGGCTAGCCCAAGGTCAAGTGGTTAACAGATAATCAGTATCCTTTCCAGACGTTTTCTCTCATGCTCAACTCCCGGCTCTTTTTGGAAAATTTGACGTTTTTGACCCCTGCCATCTGGGATGAGAAAGGGATCGTATCTGCATCCTCGATACAAAACCCAGCTAGCCCTACATATACACCCAGAACTTCTAACCGCATCCTTACTTGAGGGGAACGCTGTGAAAACATAAGCCCGGACGTATGAAACCGTGCCATTAAATGCAACGTACAATCGAGAGTCCTTCATGTTGGCACCTCGAGAGTGACCGACAGGCTTGTAAGTGATGGAGAATTCACCGAGGTAGTGGCCAGTCATCTCAGGCTTAACCTCGACGGTGGTGAAGGTCTTGCCGTTCTGAGCAGAAAATCAGACTTCGTTCCATTCGTGTGCTTGCGAGGTCACTCACGTAGACACCAACAACGGAACCAATCATCTCGGGGACGATGATCATGTCTCGGAGGTGGGTCTTGACCATAGCGGGCTTCTCGTTGGGGCCGGCCTCAGTCTTAGCCTTTCGGAGCTTCTTGATGAGACCCATGGGTCGTCGCTTAAGACCTCGCTGGAACCTCCTTCGGGCACGGGCGTGGACGAGCTGTAAATTTGAAATGCCAAATGGTGAAAAGCGACAAATTCGACATCAGCGCCACTCCTCATTCCAATGGATAGAGATCACCCACGTTGATGAACTCCTCGTTGGAAAGGTCGAGGAGGTTCTCAAGCTCGACACCCCTGTACTGGTACTTCTTGAAAGACCTGGAGGCCTTCTTGGCAGCGGCTTCCTCTTGAGAAGTGAACTCAGCCTGGCGAGGAGGTAGTCAGCGTCTATCCAAAATTCCCACAGCCTTTTCTTTGCCATTCGTTGTCCCCCattgcttcttcatctctctcgcTAATACTCCCTCTGCTTTGTTTTATTTCCCCGTGAAATCACCTCTGAACCAAACTCACCATTTTCTATTGTCCAACGGTACCCAGTAATCAATCACACAAGTCACAATAGTCCAACCAAAACACGTTATAAATGTCGATTGCACCGATATCGAAGGGGAGATGAGCGttaaagaagaagaacctATGGTCAGCAAAACACCCTGAGGTATATGTATATGGGATTAGACATACGATTCTTGATGCgtaaagagaaagagaaaagaaccaaaagaagagacaaCGAAACCTCGAATTGGTGGGGCGACTAGGAGAGCCCAAACGCGGAAGGAATTTCGCCAATTTTGCTCTGGCATCCGGAGTTTGTCGGCGTTTTATTTTAATTCCGTTCTGATTCCGCATGCtaaaataaataataaatacaatttttttttgatgGAGGCGGTAATGAACCTAATTGATCCCCCCGTTATCTAAGCTGGCACTTGCTTGGCGGCGGACAAAGAAATGATGCAAAACTTTTCGTTTGAGTCTCTAAAATCAACCTCGATGCACCGTATAGCGGTGCTCTTTCCCCCCGATATCTTTTACGGGACGGGGAGAAACGGAGCGGGGTAAGAGTGATCCTCTGGCGGGTTGATATGCCAGGCGCTTTCTGTGCTTGGATAATGGTTGCTGATTGTGCTCGAAAGTCAGTAATCATTTGTGATACTCGACATAATTCCTAGATCTATTAAATATGTTATAATGCATGACGATCTTATAGTACAACAGCGGCCCAAATCAACGTTGAAACAATTATTCCATGGTCAAGACACTGTTGCACATTCAGTTTCGGGGTTAAAAGCTACTAGACAATAACACTCACCTTCGCTCACTTCTGCCTGTAGCGGGATAATACATACTCCATTCAAACTCCcacccatcttctccgATTCCGCCAACAAACTTTCCCGGGTTAAAAACGTGGCACCCTTCGTAAGTGAGCTCATATCGTTCGTACTTATCTGCCAAGACCACGGCAGAAGGCATGGGGTACAGGCGCAAAGCGTGATCGTATTCCCAGAGAGTGGGGCGGACAGAAATAGGAAGAGGCGAGAGATGTGCTTGGTCCAAAATAGTTTGAACGAGCTATCTGTATATTAGTAATGACTAGACAAGGACGTTATGAATACTCACATATCGCTTCATGTTCATctcctcaccctctttGACCACAACTAAGTTTcgcatcatcttccccatcaaATCCTCTCTACAGATCACAATCTCCATTCCAA
Encoded here:
- a CDS encoding 40S ribosomal protein S15 (Match to ESTs gb|CF193997.1|CF193997, gb|CF191143.1|CF191143, gb|CF189575.1|CF189575; HMMPfam hit to Ribosomal_S19, Ribosomal protein S19, score: 153.4, E(): 4.8e-43), translated to MAEFTSQEEAAAKKASRSFKKYQYRGVELENLLDLSNEEFINLVHARARRRFQRGLKRRPMGLIKKLRKAKTEAGPNEKPAMVKTHLRDMIIVPEMIGSVVGVYNGKTFTTVEVKPEMTGHYLGEFSITYKPVGHSRGANMKDSRFVPLK
- a CDS encoding hypothetical protein (HMMPfam hit to ABC1, ABC1 family, score: 131.0, E(): 2.6e-36), with amino-acid sequence MMLPRLPRRTVSAGSLAIVEGKGLFSFRPGAKLPRVFSTSIRQVPRQEKSKFTIWARRLAILGAGGGVVYIYDKEVNASALTRSLRTGYIGILCTLDYKINFAPSKADEIEALHTRVANRLRWVIDINQGLYLKLGQALGLQAALLPKPYREAFGHVFDRAPAVSYDEVVGVFIKDLGVKPEDIFQEFSRDPFASASVAQVHKAILKPGVGDERPGKIVAVKVQKPAIEKQMEWDLFSYRSLMWLSEKLFDMPMYFVAKYVSNQMRFETSFIHEASNARRCAEFLERTTELRGDVYVPRVYGKDEGCQESDRVMIMEWIDGCRLNDKEQLENWGLNLREVMDLAISTMSAMTFSWGFVHCDPHPGNILVRPHPTKKGKPQIVLIDHGLYIELPQQFREDYCRLWRSLFVIDIPTIESIAKKWGIALDPNLFASAILLRPFQVRKDKSRPKNDPKPTEEDKYQQQLELKRRLKTMLENERLIPRELIFLSRCQRMMQANNQILGSPSSRINLTAKWASIGYTRSLTNSRSLHNVGLTMWLRDRWDTFVFRFTLSIVNIAFWLTTLRQKLIPREKGSWEDRIQAQFEAMAKEEFGIEIDDQVFLG